TGGTCGCCGTACAAGGGGATCCGGTTCTGGTGGTACGGGCAGAACACCGCCCCGCTTCCGCCCGGCTCCGGGAAGCGGATCTTCTTCGAGATCAAGGACGGCGGCGCGAACGCCGAGGCGTCGGAGTTGTGGAACACCAGCTTCACCGACGACTGGCAGGGCTGGCACCTGGTCGAGATCCCGTTCAGCGACCTCGTGTACCGCGGTGACTACCAGCCCGTCGGCGGGATCGACCACATCCTGAACCTGACCCAGATGTGGGGCTACGCGTTCACGATGCCGGCCGGCGCACCGGGTGAGTTCGCGATCGACCAGGTCGAGGTCTTCGGCAAGGCCGACCCGGCGCTGAAGAACAGCGTCGTGACCGACGCCGACGTGTACCCGCTCAAGGAGGGCGGGACCGCGCAGGTGAAGGTCTCGGTCGGGACCACCGGCGGTACGCCGCTCGAGGAGCCGGTGACCGTCGACTACAAGACCGGAACCGGAACGGCCGGCGCCGACGACTACACACCTGTTTCCGGAACGATCACGTTCCCGGCCGGAACAGTTTCCGGAACGTCGCAGAACGTTTCCGTGACCACCCGGAAAGACCGTTCCGCCGAGGTCGCGGAAACCGTTCCCCTCGAGCTCACGGTCATCGGCGCGAAGGCCCCGGCGACCCAGCCGGTGGTGGTGATCGACGCGCACGACCTGCCGTACCTGAACCGGAAACTCCCGATCAAGAAACGTGTTTCCGACCTGCTCGCCCGGATGACGACGGCGGAGAAGGTCGGGCAGATGACCCAGGCCGAGCGGAACGCGCTCCGGTCCCGCTCGGACATCGCGTCGTACGCGCTCGGCTCGCTGCTGTCCGGCGGCGGTTCCGTCCCGACCCCGAACACCCCGGCCGCCTGGGCCGCGATGATCGACACCTTCCAGCTCAACGCGCAGGCGACCCGCCTGCAGATCCCGTTGATCTACGGCGTCGACGCGGTGCACGGGCACAACAACGTGATCGGCGCGACGATCCTGCCGCACAACATCGCGGTCGGCGCCACCCGCGATCCGTCGCTGGCGCAGAAGACCGGCGAGGTGACCGCGACGGAGGTCCGCGCCACCGGCATCCCGTGGGACTTCGCGCCGTGCGTGTGCGTGGTCCGCGACGACCGCTGGGGCCGCGCGTACGAGGGGTACGGCGAGGATCCGGCGCTCGTGCAGTCGATGGCGACCGTGATCACCGGCCTGCAGGGCAAGGCGGACGGCAGTCAGCTCGCGCGCAACGACCGCGTCCTCGCCACCGCGAAGCACTTCGTCGGCGACGGCGGTACGACGTACGGCAGCTCGACGACCGGCTCGTACAAGATCGACCAGGGCATCACGCAGGTGACCCGGCAGCAGCTGGAGACGATCCATCTCGCGCCGTTCAAGACCGCGGTCGACCTGGGCATCGGCACGGTGATGCCGTCGTACTCGAGCATGTCGGTCGACGGCGCCGCGCCGGTCAAGATGCACGGGGACGGCGAGCTGATCAACGGCGTGCTGAAGCAGCGGATGGGCTTCGACGGGTTCGTGATCAGCGACTGGCAGGCGATCGACCAGCTGCCCGGCGACTACGCGAGCGACATCCGTACGTCGATCAACGCCGGCCTGGACATGATCATGGTGCCGACGAATTACCAGGGCTTCACCCAGGGCCTGACCGAGGAGATCGGCGCCGGCCGGATCCCGATGACGCGGATCGACGACGCGGTCCGCCGGATCCTGACCGAGAAGTTCAAGCTCGGCCTGTTCGAGCACCCGTACGCCGACACCTCCAACGCCGCGTCCATCGGATCGGCCGCGCACCGCGCCGTCGGTCGGCAGGCAGCCGCGGAATCCCAGGTGCTGCTGAAGAACGACGGGAATCTGTTGCCGCTGGCATCGACCGCCAAGGTGTACGTCGCCGGCAGCAACGCGAACGACCTCGGCAACCAGATGGGCGGCTGGAGCATCAGCTGGCAGGGCGGCTCCGGTGCGACGACCACGGGTACGACGATCCTCGACGGGATCAAGCAGGTGACGCCGGACGCGACGTTCAGCGCGGACGCGTCAGCGCCGCTCGAGGGTCACGACGTCGGCGTGGTCGTGGTCGGCGAACGCCCGTACGCCGAGGGAATCGGGGATGTCGGCAACGGTCACGACCTGCTGCTCTCGGACACCGACAAGGCCGCCGTGGACAAGGTCTGCGGCGCGATGAAGTGCGTCGTACTGATCGTGTCCGGTCGTCCGCAGGTGATCGCGGACCAGCTAGGCAAGATCA
This Kribbella sp. NBC_00482 DNA region includes the following protein-coding sequences:
- a CDS encoding glycoside hydrolase family 3 N-terminal domain-containing protein; this translates as MAVVAAAALLGGLLVTTPAAADDPAPVTLAAFEGAEPFAAPPNPGIFTWGSDADDPPTLELQTRADAPAGEKVLHGTYDISGWGGFSHDVTYDVNPGDWSPYKGIRFWWYGQNTAPLPPGSGKRIFFEIKDGGANAEASELWNTSFTDDWQGWHLVEIPFSDLVYRGDYQPVGGIDHILNLTQMWGYAFTMPAGAPGEFAIDQVEVFGKADPALKNSVVTDADVYPLKEGGTAQVKVSVGTTGGTPLEEPVTVDYKTGTGTAGADDYTPVSGTITFPAGTVSGTSQNVSVTTRKDRSAEVAETVPLELTVIGAKAPATQPVVVIDAHDLPYLNRKLPIKKRVSDLLARMTTAEKVGQMTQAERNALRSRSDIASYALGSLLSGGGSVPTPNTPAAWAAMIDTFQLNAQATRLQIPLIYGVDAVHGHNNVIGATILPHNIAVGATRDPSLAQKTGEVTATEVRATGIPWDFAPCVCVVRDDRWGRAYEGYGEDPALVQSMATVITGLQGKADGSQLARNDRVLATAKHFVGDGGTTYGSSTTGSYKIDQGITQVTRQQLETIHLAPFKTAVDLGIGTVMPSYSSMSVDGAAPVKMHGDGELINGVLKQRMGFDGFVISDWQAIDQLPGDYASDIRTSINAGLDMIMVPTNYQGFTQGLTEEIGAGRIPMTRIDDAVRRILTEKFKLGLFEHPYADTSNAASIGSAAHRAVGRQAAAESQVLLKNDGNLLPLASTAKVYVAGSNANDLGNQMGGWSISWQGGSGATTTGTTILDGIKQVTPDATFSADASAPLEGHDVGVVVVGERPYAEGIGDVGNGHDLLLSDTDKAAVDKVCGAMKCVVLIVSGRPQVIADQLGKINALVASWLPGTEGAGVADVLFGKTPFSGRLPVSWPRAEDQQPLNVGDASYNPQYPFGWGLTTQAAARAALTDARNTLLRKHDPYAVAAGIAAGVALQVRDWSGPQATIALAASAQAAKFLERTKSDTFAEDDAVVGVARWMAQNHVGQNLNEPASKLISDADHALLSGQLSTAVTKLTAASR